From the genome of Anopheles moucheti chromosome 3, idAnoMoucSN_F20_07, whole genome shotgun sequence, one region includes:
- the LOC128303890 gene encoding putative gustatory receptor 2a produces MKNKVSFKSIISIIEMNVKFYRLIGLAPFELNTNRVRLSKPFCCAVGGFVTLYWTAMVSSIATSNHANDRISRISNYFQLITNAIMLTAILLTPTFRLRNFAEVIRALRKLEFDLQKDSIGSNFGRMARWNIGIVLGTLGVLLLVSGFDCYVTVFRGAIRVDYWIITILPQFVDVIAVTQVILLLLYINGRFRLLNQLLEEEQHPVLGRMRYKQSSRLNVATVNGPKKLGLHVIEVHGCGMDGASLKYLQLPKVLYRYNDLYDICKMLDRYFGLLFLLTFTSIFIVTTIQLYYSYTILYWFTGENGFTIWSLMVCLNTISINLGVLLTIVLLCEKISNKTKQANDLLADLQLRGSRHLSSEEVIKLTIPFQAPNKVFKFSAMGFFQINCNMLCGMIGAITTYLVIYIQFYILYADEVKKSMFVSRFQI; encoded by the exons ATGAAGAACAAAGTGTCCTTCAAATCGATCATCTCGATTATTGAGATGAATGTAAAGTTTTACCGTTTGATCGGTTTGGCACCGTTCGAACTCAACACGAACCGGGTACGTCTGTCGAAACCATTTTGCTGTGCGGTGGGTGGATTCGTGACACTCTACTGGACCGCGATGGTATCCTCGATCGCGACCAGCAATCATGCGAACGATCGGATCTCGCGCATCTCCAATTACTTTCAGCTCATCACCAACGCGATCATGCTGACCGCGATCCTACTGACACCGACATTTAGATTGCGCAATTTCGCCGAAGTTATACGTGCGTTGCGCAAGCTGGAATTTGATCTGCAGAAGGATTCCATCGGTAGCAACTTTGGGCGCATGGCCCGTTGGAACATTGGGATCGTTTTGGGAACGCTTggtgtgttgctgttggtgagCGGCTTTGATTGTTACGTGACGGTATTCCGAGGAGCTATCCGGGTGGACTATTGGATCATAACGATACTACCCCAGTTCGTGGACGTGATAGCCGTTACGCAGGTTATTCTACTACTGCTGTACATTAATGGAAGGTTCCGGTTGCTTAACCAGCTGCTGGAGGAAGAACAACATCCGGTCTTGGGAAGAATGCGTTATAAGCAATCGAGCCGACTTAATGTGGCGACGGTGAATGGGCCGAAGAAATTGGGCCTGCACGTGATCGAGGTGCACGGTTGCGGGATGGACGGTGCATCGCTAAAGTATCTGCAACTTCCGAAGGTCCTGTATCGGTACAACGATCTGTACGACATTTGTAAAATGCTCGATCGTTACTTTGGGTTACTGTTTCTACTGACGTTCACCTCGATCTTCATCGTAACGACGATACAGCTGTACTATAGCTACACCATTCTGTACTGGTTTACGGGTGAGAATGGGTTCACCATCTGGTCGCTGATGGTGTGCCTCAACACGATATCGATCAATCTCGGTGTGCTGCTCACGATCGTACTGTTGTGTGAAAAGATTTCGAACAAAACCAAGCAGGCGAACGATCTGTTGGCGGATTTGCAGCTGCGTGGTTCACGCCATCTATCATCGGAG GAAGTCATCAAACTGACGATCCCATTTCAAGCCCCGAACAAGGTGTTCAAGTTCTCAGCGATGGGCTTTTTCCAGATTAATTGCAACATGCTGTGTGGG ATGATTGGGGCAATCACGACGTATTTGGTAATCTACATTCAGTTCTACATTTTGTACGCGGATGAGGTGAAAAAGTCAATGTTTGTGTCTCGTTTTCAGATTTGA
- the LOC128302861 gene encoding uncharacterized protein LOC128302861, whose translation MDQDTENYISSGEETEDASETEMWSIKWHHAEQSYQENRDDLLHQLELAKQRKHPEFFKILQKLQTELDDRLLLNEIERDFALASANRDCLREKAAAEEEFAQQKANLIATAISDLEQEKKMLRHEVDAMELTGNAKNTESPTATRQLRPRLCDSVPMPQPVKISYLLSKEDIEHDLQLIRSGIEASVHQGEGRALDE comes from the exons ATGGACCAAGATACTGAAAACTACATCAGCAGTGGTGAAGAGACGGAAGATGCGAGTGAAACTGAGATGTGGTCGATTAAATGGCATCATGCGGAGCAAAGTTATCAGGAAAACCGAGACGATTTGCTTCATCAGTTGGAACTTGCGAAGCAACGCAAACATCCGGAGTTTTTTAAGATTTTACAAAAACTCCAAACCGAGCTCGATGATCGTTTGCTGCTGAATGAAATAGAACGAGATTTTGCGCTAGCCAGCGCCAATCGTGACTGCTTGCGTGAGAAAGCCGCTGCGGAGGAAGAATTCGCCCAGCAGAAAGCGAATCTGATCGCAACCGCGATTTCTGATTTAGAGCAGGAAAAGAAGATGCTCCGACATGAGGTCGATGCGATGGAGCTGACCGGGAATGCTAAGAATACGGAGTCACCAACGGCAACACGGCAACTGCGTCCACGACTTTGCGATTCTGTTCCGATGCCTCAACCGGTCAAAATAAGCTATCTGTTAAGCAAGGAAGATATTGAACATGATCTGCAACTCATCCGATCTGGTATAGAAGCTAGTGTTCATCAAGGAGAAG GGAGGGCGCTCGATGAGTGA
- the LOC128303889 gene encoding protein phtf, which yields MRLDALVAWYQKKIGTYDKQQWEKTIEQKILAGISHLPLKNTKLKTELIDVDLVRGSTFPKAKSKLSILTVLYLAALRFLLLPVYARWWVQQTSPGVFLLLLTLYLLQMLNLGVYSYCARSVTGSESDSKLTTEAVDHIVTISDFLIPLALSLLLSVIHSQIVATASNSNGSSLFSCGKLSQKCFSHSSPGSGTPGAPSTGSGPPMSAPTGIGTLSKKQREQRIRRKRRVRAHSETAQSASGRMPSDDRDRKKAFASVGGSKSATSSPARMAPKKGACSTSSSTSSDAVERQQPELNVEQDVNSTLREELLRMEDRAPNIHRAANGTAKVSPIGVTITSTNSSSDHSPPNGRRSGDHVASDTMPLLPSGLRRRNVNWDPTVPERTRPGTSLLEPVVDDDGFESLNGKSSGGEDSVGNVFHHDHNRYRKSPFANDWPATGATGGNIEFKDHQSDSDTDTLKNSATSYNTPIIPELDGLLDPQRKQSIGKEVPDVAQKDTQQPQEGKEYKEPVRQRRTKDTSKQQRCAPNDGAKLSGTDEKLGTSGSDDTDEENEYDLHSPSPPHLHLLHSSPPLRHQPVPVRSSAGSSPSPHHLLYLHRHSAVVQPTIHSVHSLHTHQHHFHHSPSVLTEGEECSYSSELDHSDTQNEHSDDDYELEDVPTLILNPACGASDRVSCTMWEAREAKKAEMSVLDISSAIIERVEAMPESCDYVYIGVVLTVFLSLVPAFCRLCEATVDSTNSTEVNFLDMPVILFEKASFSLLAVLRFAFGESTWERFVLVLGLLLRIVLTFLVFFLLAVAERTFKQRFLYAKLFSHLTSSRRAQKSGIPHFRLNKVRNIKTWLCVRSYLKRRGPQNSVDVIVSAAFIITLLLLAFLSVEWLKDSVHLHSQFNLEALAWSCAFGTFLLRFMTLGTKINKKYKSVSVLITEQINLYVQIEQKPNKKDELMISNNVLKLAADLLKELESPFKISGLSANPYLYTTVKVVILSALSGVLSEMLGFKLKLHKIKIK from the exons ATGCGCCTCGATGCTTTGGTCGCATGGTATCAGAAGAAGATCGGCACCTACGACAAGCAGCAATGGGAGAAAACGATCGAGCAGAAAATTCTAGCTGGCATCAGCCATTTGCCATTAAAGAATACCAAACtcaaaaccgaactgatcgATGTCGATCTGGTACGCGGTTCCACCTTCCCGAAAGCTAAATCGAAACTCTCGATCCTGACGGTGCTGTATCTGGCCGCATTGCGTTTTCTGCTACTACCGGTATATGCCCGCTGGTGGGTACAGCAAACATCGCCAGGGGTTTTCCTACTCCTGCTTACGCTCTATCTGCTCCAGATGCTGAATCTCGGCGTCTACAGCTACTGTGCCCGATCGGTGACAGGTAGCGAAAGTGATTCAAAGTTGACAACAGAAGCGGTCGATCACATTGTCACGATATCGGATTTTTTGATCCCGCTAGCACTGAGTTTGCTGTTAAGCGTAATTCATTCGCAGATTGTTGCGACAGCCTCGAACAGTAATGGATCGTCACTGTTTTCCTGTGGAAAACTATCACAAAAGTGTTTCTCGCATAGTTCCCCTGGTTCGGGAACGCCGGGTGCCCCTAGTACCGGATCCGGCCCGCCCATGTCGGCACCGACTGGTATTGGAACGTTGAGCAAGAAGCAACGTGAGCAACGGATTCGTCGCAAGCGTCGAGTTAGGGCACACTCCGAAACGGCACAATCGGCTTCGGGCCGGATGCCATCGGATGATCGAGATCGCAAGAAAGCGTTTGCTAGCGTGGGCGGATCGAAATCGGCCACCAGTTCACCTGCCCGGATGGCTCCAAAGAAGGGTGCATGTAGTACGAGCAGTAGCACCAGTAGTGATGCTGTGGAAAGACAGCAACCGGAGCTAAATGTGGAACAGGATGTGAATAGCACTCTCCGGGAGGAATTGCTTCGTATGGAAGATCGTGCACCAAATATTCATCGGGCAGCGAACGGTACGGCGAAGGTTTCACCGATAGGCGTAACCATCACATCGACGAACAGTTCAAGCGATCATTCACCACCGAACGGGCGCCGTTCTGGTGATCATGTGGCATCGGATACGATGCCACTGCTACCGTCCGGGTTGCGTCGGCGCAATGTAAATTGGGATCCAACTGTACCGGAACGTACACGGCCGGGAACTTCCCTGTTGGAACCGGTCGTGGATGACGATGGGTTCGAGAGCTTAAATGGCAAAAGCTCCGGCGGTGAGGATAGTGTTGGGAATGTGTTTCACCACGATCACAACCGCTACCGCAAAAGTCCTTTTGCAAATGACTGGCCAGCTACTGGTGCTACCGGAGGAAACATAGAGTTTAAAGATCACCAATCCGATTCCGATACGGATACGCTAAAAAATAGTGCCACCAGCTACAACACTCCCATCATCCCAGAACTCGATGGACTGCTCGATCCTCAGCGCAAGCAAAGCATAGGCAAGGAGGTGCCGGACGTTGCACAAAAGGATACGCAGCAACCGCAGGAGGGGAAAGAGTACAAGGAGCCGGTACGGCAACGGCGTACAAAGGACACAAGTAAGCAGCAACGGTGCGCACCGAACGACGGTGCAAAGTTAAGCGGAACGGACGAAAAGCTAGGGACGAGCGGCAGCGACGATACGGACGAAGAGAACGAGTACGATTTGCATTCACCGTCGCCGCCCCACCTGCACCTACTCCATTCATCGCCACCGCTTCGCCATCAGCCGGTACCGGTACGGTCGTCGGCCGGCTCGTCCCCGTCACCGCACCATTTGCTTTACCTTCATCGCCATTCCGCCGTAGTGCAGCCGACGATCCATTCCGTTCATTCGCTTCATACGCATCAGCATCACTTTCACCATTCGCCCTCCGTACTGACCGAAG GCGAAGAATGCAGCTACAGTTCCGAGCTGGACCATTCCGATACGCAAAACGAACACTCGGATGATGATTACGAGCTTGAGGACGTCCCAACGCTGATCCTGAATCCGGCCTGCGGTGCGAGCGATCGTGTCAGCTGCACCATGTGGGAGGCACGGGAAGCAAAGAAGGCCGAAATGTCCGTGCTGGACATTTCCTCCGCCATCATCGAGCGCGTCGAAGCTATGCCCGAATCGTGCGATTACGTGTACATCGGCGTCGTGCTCACCGTGTTCCTATCGCTTGTGCCCGCCTTCTGCCGACTGTGTGAAGCGACGGTCGATTCCACCAACTCGACGGAGGTCAATTTCCTCGACATGCCGGTGATACTGTTCGAAAAGGCATCCTTTTCGCTACTTGCCGTGCTGCGGTTCGCTTTCGGCGAGAGCACCTGGGAACGGTTTGTGCTGGTGCTCGGGCTCCTGTTGCGGATCGTGCTAACGTTTCTGGTGTTTTTCCTGCTCGCCGTAGCGGAGCGTACGTTTAAGCAGCGCTTTCTGTACGCTAAACTCTTCTCGCATCTGACATCCTCCCGGCGAGCCCAAAAGTCCGGCATACCGCACTTCCGGTTGAACAAGGTGCGCAATATTAAAACGTGGCTGTGCGTACGATCGTACCTAAAGCGTCGCGGACCGCAGAACTCGGTGGATGTGATTGTATCGGCCGCATTTATCATAactttgctgctgcttgcctTTTTGAGTGTGGAATGGTTGAAGGACTCGGTACATCTGCACTCGCAGTTTAATCTCGAGGCGCTCGCATGGTCCTGCGCGTTTGGGACGTTTCTGCTGAGGTTTATGACGCTCGGTACGAAGATTAACAAGAAGTACAAGAGCGTGTCGGTGCTGATAACGGAACAGATAAATCTCTATGTCCAG ATTGAACAGAAACCAAATAAGAAAGACGAGCTGATGATATCGAACAACGTGTTAAAATTAGCTGCTGATCTCCTCAAG GAGCTGGAATCTCCGTTCAAAATCTCCGGTCTCAGTGCAAATCCGTATCTCTACACCACCGTGAAGGTGGTCATACTGTCCGCCCTCTCCGGTGTGTTGAGTGAAATGTTAGGCTTCAAGCTAAAACttcacaaaattaaaattaagtaa